One genomic segment of Aquipluma nitroreducens includes these proteins:
- the istB gene encoding IS21-like element helper ATPase IstB: protein MRQMKFFGMVRAFRTSIENGSMIQMTGDEMVSMLIDAEWDDRNNRRIERQMRNAKFRYKANIEQLHFDIDRNLDKNQFMRMAECTFIGRKENLLITGSTGIGKSFIASAIGNQACTLGFKVLYANTTKLFTRLKMAKADGSYIREVAKIERQDLLILDDFGLQPLDASNRSVLMEIVEDRHGNRSTIITSQLPVAQWYEVIGEQTIADAILDRIVHDAHRMELVGESIRRRQRNKIVETVESE from the coding sequence ATGAGACAGATGAAGTTCTTCGGTATGGTTCGTGCCTTTAGAACAAGCATCGAGAATGGCAGCATGATTCAAATGACAGGCGATGAAATGGTATCGATGCTTATTGATGCCGAATGGGATGATCGTAACAATCGCCGCATAGAGAGGCAAATGCGCAATGCAAAGTTCCGTTATAAAGCCAACATTGAGCAGTTGCACTTTGATATAGATCGCAACCTGGACAAAAATCAGTTCATGCGTATGGCTGAGTGTACTTTTATCGGAAGAAAAGAGAATCTTCTGATCACCGGGAGTACCGGAATAGGCAAGAGCTTCATTGCTTCTGCTATCGGAAATCAAGCCTGTACCCTTGGGTTCAAAGTACTTTATGCCAACACTACAAAGCTGTTTACAAGATTAAAAATGGCCAAAGCAGATGGTTCGTACATCAGAGAAGTTGCAAAGATAGAAAGACAGGATCTTTTGATTCTGGACGATTTTGGCTTGCAGCCGCTTGATGCATCAAACAGGTCGGTACTTATGGAAATCGTGGAAGATCGTCACGGAAACCGTTCAACCATTATAACCTCTCAGTTGCCAGTGGCACAATGGTATGAGGTTATCGGAGAACAAACAATAGCGGATGCAATACTTGACCGCATTGTTCATGATGCTCATCGAATGGAACTTGTAGGAGAATCAATACGAAGAAGACAACGAAACAAAATCGTAGAAACTGTTGAATCAGAATAA
- a CDS encoding lipoprotein signal peptidase, which produces MSKLQKSILIVVLVLLVDQVLKIWIKTNMTLGQEFPVIGNWFIIHFVENNGMAFGFEFGGNYGKIFLSLFRVIAVFGIGWYILQLIKKGLPMGFIACVSLIFAGAIGNIIDSAFYGLIFNDSYGEVSTLFPAGGGYASFLHGRVVDMFYFPLFSGIFPNWVPFVGGTDFQFFRPVFNVADSAISVGIFSIIIFYRKQFNNLDKKEKEESTTEQNQKEVTENAPENESSGI; this is translated from the coding sequence ATGTCAAAATTACAAAAATCAATTCTCATCGTCGTTTTGGTTCTGTTGGTCGACCAAGTCCTGAAGATCTGGATCAAAACAAACATGACGCTTGGTCAGGAATTTCCTGTTATTGGCAATTGGTTCATCATTCATTTTGTTGAAAACAACGGAATGGCCTTTGGATTCGAGTTTGGCGGTAATTACGGAAAGATATTCCTCAGCTTGTTCAGGGTAATTGCGGTATTTGGAATTGGCTGGTATATCCTCCAACTCATTAAGAAAGGTCTGCCAATGGGATTCATTGCCTGCGTTTCGCTAATCTTTGCCGGAGCCATCGGAAACATTATCGACAGTGCCTTTTATGGATTAATCTTCAACGACAGTTATGGTGAGGTTTCCACACTGTTTCCTGCTGGCGGTGGATATGCTTCTTTTTTGCACGGCCGTGTTGTTGATATGTTCTATTTCCCATTATTCTCGGGCATTTTCCCCAATTGGGTTCCATTTGTCGGAGGAACTGATTTTCAATTCTTTCGTCCGGTATTTAATGTTGCCGATTCTGCCATTTCTGTAGGAATCTTCTCAATCATTATTTTTTACCGGAAGCAATTCAATAACCTGGACAAGAAAGAAAAAGAAGAATCGACAACTGAACAAAATCAAAAAGAAGTCACTGAAAATGCTCCTGAGAATGAATCGTCAGGAATTTGA
- a CDS encoding TraR/DksA family transcriptional regulator — protein MSEKNRYSDEELQEFKAIILDKLEKAQKDYVMYKSSITQSDGNDTQDTSPTFKVLEEGAATLSKEEAGKLAQRQQKFIQYLQAALVRIENKTYGICRETGKLISKERLRAVPHATLSIDAKNSQK, from the coding sequence ATGAGTGAAAAAAATAGATATTCGGATGAAGAGTTACAGGAATTTAAAGCAATAATTCTTGATAAACTCGAAAAAGCCCAGAAGGACTATGTGATGTATAAGAGCTCCATAACCCAGAGCGATGGAAATGACACTCAGGACACTTCCCCAACCTTCAAGGTGCTGGAAGAGGGCGCTGCTACGCTTTCGAAAGAAGAAGCAGGCAAACTGGCGCAGCGTCAGCAAAAGTTTATTCAGTATTTGCAGGCCGCTCTTGTGCGAATCGAGAATAAAACCTACGGTATTTGTCGTGAGACCGGAAAATTAATATCGAAAGAACGGTTGCGCGCAGTTCCACATGCAACACTTAGCATTGATGCTAAAAACAGTCAGAAATAA
- a CDS encoding HsdM family class I SAM-dependent methyltransferase, which translates to MAGTRRLALMNMFLHNIGDIDSDNFISPADALIAASPTTYDYVLANPPFGKKSSQTFTNDEGEQEKDDLTYNRQDFWATTSNKQLNFVQHIRSMLKTTGLAAVVVPDNVLFEGGAGETVRKKLLETADLHTILRLPTGIFYAQGVKANVIFFDNKPASKAPWTKEIWVYDYRTNIHHTLKKNPLKLDDLKDFISCYNPSNRFKRKETYNTESNPEGNWRKFTYDEIISRDKTSLDITWLKDKSLADLDNLPDPETIAEDIIENLEAGLESFREIMVKLNSKIVL; encoded by the coding sequence GTGGCAGGAACTAGAAGATTAGCCCTCATGAACATGTTTCTTCACAATATTGGGGACATTGACTCAGATAACTTTATTTCTCCTGCTGATGCCTTAATTGCTGCTTCTCCAACAACCTATGATTATGTCCTGGCTAATCCTCCATTTGGTAAAAAGAGTTCCCAGACGTTCACCAATGATGAAGGTGAACAGGAAAAGGATGATTTGACTTACAACAGACAGGATTTTTGGGCAACTACCAGTAACAAGCAATTGAATTTTGTACAGCATATCCGTTCAATGCTTAAAACAACAGGATTGGCAGCAGTTGTTGTACCTGATAACGTATTATTTGAAGGTGGAGCAGGTGAAACAGTAAGGAAGAAATTACTTGAAACCGCTGATCTGCATACCATCTTACGTTTACCAACAGGAATTTTCTATGCCCAGGGAGTAAAAGCCAATGTCATTTTCTTTGATAATAAACCAGCTAGTAAAGCCCCTTGGACAAAAGAAATTTGGGTGTATGACTACAGGACAAATATTCACCACACCTTAAAGAAAAATCCTTTAAAACTGGATGATCTGAAAGATTTCATTTCTTGCTACAATCCATCAAACAGATTTAAAAGGAAAGAAACATACAATACTGAATCTAATCCGGAAGGTAATTGGAGAAAGTTCACTTATGATGAAATTATAAGCAGAGATAAAACCAGTTTAGACATCACTTGGCTAAAGGATAAATCTCTTGCTGATTTGGATAACTTACCTGATCCAGAAACAATAGCTGAAGACATCATTGAAAATCTGGAGGCTGGATTAGAAAGCTTTAGGGAGATAATGGTAAAACTAAATTCAAAAATAGTTTTATAG
- the istA gene encoding IS21 family transposase, producing MSKVRSIIRLYTEGVSKQSIGERTGLPRNSVKKYIRLFLASGKSPQEIQLMSDTELEQMFLDMVPRNHIENDLRYQSLEAFFPTMEKALKIRGNTKEKLWEQYFEQHPAGYRFSQFKHYYLLWKKVRNPVMHIEHKAGEKMYVDYAGEKLKVLDPETLDITEVEVFVAILGASQLTYVEASYTQQKEDFINSCENALHYFGGVPNAIVTDNLKSAVIKSNRYEPTLNEAFRDFVSYYSMAALPAAPYKPKHKALVEGAVKIIYRSIYSILKGNVYSCIELLNSAIREALEAHNNRPLTGRPFSRRQLFEDTERHFLHPLPEKRYELKRRYIASVMKNNYVCLAEDKHYYSVPYHFIGKKVTLLYSQSEVEIYHRYERIAVHKRNRHLFGHTTITDHLASQHRFMSDWNPDKFIERAAEVGPQTKEYIIQLLNARQHPEQTYRSCQGVLSFSVRAGKERLNNACLRALQYGDYSYQTIRVILEKGLDRNVDDQQHVDQSMPPHLNIRGKNYYR from the coding sequence ATGAGCAAGGTAAGAAGCATTATCAGGCTTTACACCGAGGGTGTAAGTAAACAGTCCATCGGGGAACGGACAGGTCTTCCCCGCAATAGTGTTAAGAAGTATATCAGGTTGTTCCTGGCTTCGGGCAAATCGCCCCAGGAGATTCAACTGATGAGTGACACTGAACTTGAGCAGATGTTTCTGGATATGGTTCCACGCAATCATATTGAGAATGATCTGCGTTATCAATCTCTGGAAGCATTTTTCCCCACCATGGAAAAAGCATTGAAGATCCGGGGAAACACCAAGGAGAAGCTTTGGGAGCAATATTTTGAACAGCATCCTGCAGGCTATCGGTTTTCACAGTTCAAGCATTATTATCTTCTCTGGAAGAAGGTTCGTAATCCGGTTATGCACATTGAGCATAAGGCCGGGGAGAAGATGTATGTTGATTATGCAGGCGAAAAACTCAAGGTTTTAGATCCGGAAACATTAGACATCACAGAGGTAGAGGTTTTTGTCGCCATACTGGGTGCAAGCCAGTTGACCTACGTAGAGGCCAGTTATACCCAACAGAAGGAAGACTTCATCAACTCCTGCGAAAATGCATTACATTACTTCGGAGGTGTTCCTAATGCCATCGTTACGGATAACTTAAAATCGGCGGTAATCAAGAGTAATCGTTATGAGCCAACACTTAATGAGGCTTTTCGTGACTTCGTAAGCTATTATTCGATGGCGGCTTTACCGGCAGCTCCGTATAAACCCAAACACAAAGCGTTGGTAGAAGGTGCCGTCAAAATCATTTACCGTTCGATTTACAGCATTTTAAAGGGTAATGTATATTCTTGCATTGAACTGCTAAATAGCGCGATCAGGGAGGCACTGGAAGCTCATAATAACAGGCCGCTTACAGGAAGGCCATTCAGCAGGCGACAGTTATTCGAAGATACTGAACGACACTTTTTGCACCCTTTACCTGAAAAGAGATATGAGTTGAAGCGACGCTATATCGCTTCTGTGATGAAGAACAATTACGTCTGCCTTGCCGAGGATAAGCATTATTACAGTGTTCCTTACCATTTTATCGGCAAGAAGGTAACCTTGCTTTACAGCCAATCTGAGGTTGAAATTTATCACCGCTACGAGCGAATTGCAGTGCACAAAAGGAACAGGCACCTTTTTGGACACACAACAATAACAGATCATCTGGCCTCGCAGCACCGCTTCATGAGCGACTGGAACCCCGATAAATTTATCGAACGAGCCGCAGAGGTAGGCCCTCAAACAAAAGAATATATTATCCAGTTGCTAAATGCCCGGCAGCATCCGGAGCAGACCTATCGATCCTGCCAGGGAGTTTTAAGTTTTTCGGTACGTGCCGGAAAAGAGCGGCTTAACAATGCTTGTCTGCGTGCACTTCAATATGGCGATTACAGCTATCAGACCATCCGGGTAATCCTTGAAAAAGGACTTGACCGAAACGTTGATGATCAGCAGCATGTTGATCAGTCAATGCCCCCTCACCTGAACATACGTGGTAAAAACTATTACCGGTAA